A window of Methanobacteriales archaeon HGW-Methanobacteriales-1 contains these coding sequences:
- a CDS encoding carotenoid biosynthesis protein, which translates to MKDYSKYFWITAICLVFAAFFPAKLTLNPEMAPLSGIFIILLALPCYFALYKWLGLKKSLILIITLSIYAFTIETLAIITGFPYSNFQYTELIGFKILGYTPYTVPFAYVPLFIGCFYLASLKSINKWKIIILSTLMVLAADLILDPAAVALNFWSYQSPGFFYGVPLMNFMGWILTGFLSSLISVYILSDHINDSNKPKAIISSLFLILVFWSAVCFYLDLIIPGIIGLVFIGYILYETKGKIGEFSSNY; encoded by the coding sequence ATGAAGGATTACTCAAAATATTTTTGGATAACCGCAATTTGCCTGGTCTTTGCTGCATTTTTTCCTGCAAAACTTACTTTAAATCCAGAAATGGCTCCTTTATCTGGAATTTTTATCATTCTTTTGGCATTGCCTTGTTATTTTGCCCTGTATAAATGGCTGGGCCTTAAAAAATCTCTGATTTTGATTATTACCCTTAGTATTTATGCTTTTACTATTGAAACCCTAGCCATCATCACTGGTTTTCCCTATTCAAATTTTCAATACACCGAATTAATTGGATTTAAAATATTAGGATACACACCATATACCGTCCCTTTTGCATATGTTCCTCTTTTCATAGGATGTTTTTATTTAGCATCTCTTAAGAGCATTAATAAATGGAAAATAATTATATTATCTACATTAATGGTACTGGCTGCAGATTTGATTCTTGATCCGGCGGCAGTAGCACTTAATTTTTGGAGTTATCAATCACCTGGATTTTTTTATGGTGTTCCCTTAATGAATTTTATGGGATGGATACTGACTGGTTTTTTAAGCTCTTTAATATCAGTATACATTTTAAGTGATCATATTAATGATTCTAATAAGCCTAAAGCCATTATTTCCAGTTTGTTTTTAATTTTGGTATTTTGGAGTGCAGTTTGTTTTTACCTTGATCTGATTATACCGGGTATCATAGGCCTAGTTTTCATAGGTTACATATTATATGAAACAAAGGGTAAAATTGGTGAATTCAGTTCTAATTATTAA
- a CDS encoding phytoene desaturase — MKAIVVGSGFGGLSAAALLAKDGFEVTVLEKNEQAGGRASVYSKDGYNFDMGPSWYLMPDVFEKFFAEFDKKPEDFFELDRLDPSYKMFFGSEKVVDVASDIEKNYELFESFEKGGAEKLKKYLETSKEIYDFSIDEMLYRDYNSILDFINGRLMLKGYKLKIWENLQHYVNTRFESDEARKILQYSIGFLGGSPENTPSFYHIMSHIDLTMGVFYPQGGMRKIVSSIKELAESYGVEFKFNEPVERIEVEDKQVKRVITSKDIYEPDIVLVNADYAFSEIELLKPENQTYDANYWDKKVMAPSALVAYLGVDYVVDKLTHHNLFLDKDWEGGFETLFNREKAGWPENPSYYVNVPSRTDKSAAPEGSDTLFILVPLAPGIEDTPALRDKLYNQIMDDLEGKIDENIRDHIVVKRIFALNDFKDRYNAYKGTALGLSHTLRQTALWRPTHMSKKVDNLYYSGHYTHPGIGVPMVLISSQIVANEIKDRHG, encoded by the coding sequence ATGAAAGCAATAGTAGTTGGATCCGGTTTTGGGGGACTTTCAGCAGCAGCCCTTCTTGCAAAAGATGGTTTTGAAGTTACTGTTCTGGAAAAAAATGAGCAAGCTGGAGGCAGAGCCAGTGTTTATAGTAAGGATGGTTATAATTTTGATATGGGGCCGTCATGGTACTTAATGCCTGATGTTTTTGAAAAGTTCTTTGCGGAATTTGATAAAAAGCCCGAGGACTTTTTTGAACTTGATCGTTTAGATCCATCTTATAAAATGTTTTTTGGGAGTGAGAAAGTTGTTGATGTGGCATCAGACATTGAAAAGAACTATGAACTTTTTGAAAGCTTTGAAAAGGGTGGAGCTGAAAAATTAAAAAAATATCTGGAAACATCCAAAGAAATTTATGATTTTTCCATTGATGAAATGCTTTACCGGGATTACAATTCAATATTAGACTTTATTAATGGACGTTTAATGCTTAAAGGCTATAAACTTAAAATATGGGAGAATCTACAACACTATGTTAACACACGTTTTGAAAGTGATGAGGCCCGTAAAATTCTTCAATACTCCATAGGATTTTTAGGTGGATCTCCGGAAAATACACCTTCATTTTATCATATCATGTCCCACATAGACCTTACCATGGGTGTATTTTACCCTCAGGGTGGCATGAGGAAAATTGTAAGTTCTATTAAAGAGCTTGCTGAGTCTTATGGTGTTGAATTTAAATTTAATGAACCCGTTGAAAGAATTGAAGTTGAAGATAAGCAAGTTAAAAGGGTAATAACCAGTAAAGACATTTATGAACCGGATATAGTGCTGGTAAATGCAGATTATGCATTTTCAGAAATAGAACTTCTAAAACCTGAAAATCAAACTTATGATGCAAATTACTGGGACAAAAAAGTAATGGCTCCTTCTGCTTTAGTGGCCTATTTGGGAGTTGATTATGTAGTTGATAAATTAACTCACCATAACTTATTCCTGGATAAAGATTGGGAAGGTGGTTTTGAAACACTCTTCAATCGTGAAAAAGCAGGATGGCCGGAAAATCCATCCTATTATGTGAATGTACCATCCAGAACAGACAAATCTGCTGCTCCTGAAGGATCAGATACACTATTTATTCTGGTACCACTGGCTCCCGGAATTGAAGATACTCCAGCTCTTCGAGATAAGTTATACAACCAGATTATGGATGACCTGGAGGGAAAAATTGACGAAAACATCAGGGATCATATTGTGGTCAAAAGAATATTTGCTTTAAATGATTTTAAAGATAGATATAATGCCTATAAAGGCACTGCTTTAGGTCTTTCACATACATTAAGGCAAACTGCTCTTTGGAGACCCACTCACATGAGTAAAAAGGTTGATAACCTTTATTACTCGGGCCATTACACTCACCCCGGTATTGGAGTGCCCATGGTCTTGATATCATCTCAGATAGTGGCAAACGAAATTAAAGATAGGCACGGTTGA
- a CDS encoding phytoene/squalene synthase family protein yields MKINKTIYTIFKKGSKTYFYSTIFFPKKVKRDVFTLYSFLRKADDYVDAIPQDSDGFYAFKDRYYDSKSGSVTGDVVIDSFKELSIRKNFEDEWVDAFLNSMEMDIYKSTYQNLEELERYLYGSSEVVGLFMAKIMDLPPESFQAARNLGKAMQYINFIRDISEDIELGRVYFPQDDLESFGLENLEEKNTRTNEENFKGFIKKQLETYKIWQMEAEKGFAYIPYRYLISIKTASDMYNWTAREIENDPFVVYRRKVKPSASKVVLNVFSNSLGLSIR; encoded by the coding sequence ATGAAAATAAATAAAACAATTTACACCATATTTAAAAAAGGGAGTAAAACATATTTTTATAGCACCATATTCTTCCCAAAAAAGGTTAAGAGGGATGTATTCACACTTTATAGTTTTTTAAGAAAGGCTGATGATTATGTTGATGCCATCCCTCAAGATTCAGATGGATTTTATGCATTTAAAGATAGATACTATGATTCAAAAAGTGGTTCGGTAACTGGAGATGTGGTTATAGATTCATTTAAAGAACTTTCCATACGTAAGAACTTTGAAGATGAATGGGTAGATGCATTCCTAAATTCTATGGAAATGGATATCTATAAATCCACTTATCAAAATCTAGAAGAACTGGAGAGGTATCTTTATGGTTCCTCTGAAGTAGTTGGTCTATTTATGGCTAAAATCATGGATCTTCCCCCAGAATCTTTCCAGGCTGCCAGAAACCTGGGAAAGGCCATGCAGTACATAAATTTTATTAGGGACATATCAGAGGACATAGAACTGGGTCGGGTTTACTTCCCTCAAGACGATCTAGAATCCTTTGGATTGGAAAACCTGGAAGAAAAAAATACCCGAACCAATGAGGAAAATTTTAAGGGATTTATTAAAAAACAACTCGAAACTTACAAAATATGGCAGATGGAGGCCGAAAAGGGGTTTGCCTATATTCCTTATCGGTACTTAATATCTATAAAAACTGCATCAGATATGTACAACTGGACTGCTCGTGAGATAGAAAATGATCCATTTGTAGTTTATAGGCGGAAAGTGAAACCATCGGCATCTAAAGTTGTTTTAAATGTATTTTCCAATTCCCTGGGACTCAGTATAAGATAA
- a CDS encoding prenyltransferase codes for MKDFLSFLFKVSRFRFWIYTGGTYVVGYALGFTAFNDFFNPAYYLYLFYFFIPANIFIYGVNDYWDKETDDLNPKKDEKEYRVTNSDKKNLLNVIYLVTGFSLILMIFQDTPEKIIFSVFLLLSYFYSAKPLRFKEKPFLDFSSNYLYIMPGIFAYYLASGSIPPFIILIGAYLHISAMHIFSAVPDIKYDKAANITTTPVFIGEKASLVLCLIFWLGLSLIVVSLAGYYPLSFLVLLYPMFPFLLLLKKNIKIIDVYWYLPYVNTILGGILFTSLVIYKLFFRG; via the coding sequence ATGAAAGACTTTTTATCATTTCTTTTTAAAGTTTCACGTTTCCGATTCTGGATTTATACGGGTGGAACATATGTAGTTGGATATGCACTGGGCTTTACCGCCTTTAATGATTTTTTTAATCCAGCTTACTATCTTTACCTTTTTTATTTTTTCATACCAGCTAATATATTCATTTATGGGGTTAATGATTACTGGGATAAAGAAACTGACGATTTGAACCCTAAAAAGGATGAAAAGGAATACCGTGTCACTAATTCCGATAAAAAAAATCTTTTAAATGTTATTTATTTAGTAACCGGGTTTAGTTTAATATTAATGATATTCCAGGACACCCCAGAGAAGATAATATTCTCAGTATTTCTCCTATTGTCCTACTTTTACAGTGCTAAACCACTGAGGTTTAAAGAAAAACCATTCCTTGACTTTTCTTCTAACTATTTGTATATAATGCCTGGAATATTCGCCTATTACCTGGCTTCAGGTTCTATTCCACCTTTTATTATATTAATAGGAGCTTATTTACATATATCTGCCATGCACATATTCTCGGCCGTTCCCGATATTAAATATGATAAAGCAGCTAATATTACCACTACGCCAGTTTTTATTGGTGAAAAGGCATCTCTTGTTTTATGTTTGATTTTTTGGTTAGGATTATCATTAATTGTGGTATCTTTAGCAGGATATTATCCTTTGAGTTTCCTGGTATTGTTATATCCTATGTTCCCATTCCTTCTACTTCTAAAAAAGAATATAAAAATAATAGATGTTTACTGGTATCTACCTTATGTTAACACTATTCTAGGGGGGATATTATTCACTTCCCTGGTGATTTACAAACTTTTTTTCCGGGGATAA
- a CDS encoding carboxymuconolactone decarboxylase family protein, whose protein sequence is MQEKKPRPYRFTESVSEELDVAFKNLAEEIMKDGALSSKDKSLIALACAVAVKCEHCVKAHKENALLVGASMDEIKEAAAVAGQVRLGSGFTFASFVLDD, encoded by the coding sequence ATGCAAGAAAAAAAACCAAGACCTTACCGTTTTACAGAATCAGTTAGTGAAGAATTAGATGTCGCATTTAAAAACTTAGCAGAAGAAATAATGAAGGACGGTGCCCTATCATCCAAAGATAAATCACTTATAGCCTTAGCATGTGCGGTGGCCGTAAAATGCGAGCACTGTGTAAAGGCCCACAAAGAAAATGCTCTTTTGGTAGGGGCCAGTATGGATGAAATTAAAGAAGCTGCTGCGGTGGCGGGCCAGGTACGTTTAGGATCCGGCTTTACCTTTGCCTCTTTTGTACTGGATGACTGA
- a CDS encoding M48 family peptidase encodes MIKMKCGDIYFNLQREKRETMNISVEPSGAINVLAPEEITINELNQFIDNKKHIIYKSMPKLKPESNIKREIKNGQGFLYLGKSYKLKIKKNLKQPLSLRQGRFHLDRDYQDQSKEYFIKFYKDKAQQHIPQRIDYFQAKLGVSPDPIRIMELDNHWGSTSDKHLNFNWRLIMAPMNIIDYVIVHELTHLIEIKHNEHFWEIVGSVIPDYRLRKDWLRISGPNLDL; translated from the coding sequence ATGATTAAAATGAAATGTGGGGATATTTATTTCAATCTTCAAAGAGAAAAAAGAGAGACTATGAACATTTCTGTGGAACCCAGTGGTGCAATTAATGTCCTGGCGCCTGAAGAAATTACCATTAATGAATTAAACCAGTTTATTGATAATAAAAAGCATATAATTTACAAATCAATGCCAAAATTGAAACCTGAATCTAATATTAAAAGGGAAATAAAAAATGGCCAAGGATTTTTGTATTTAGGGAAATCCTATAAATTAAAGATTAAAAAAAATCTAAAACAACCCCTCTCTCTTAGACAAGGTCGTTTTCATCTGGATAGAGATTATCAAGACCAATCAAAAGAATATTTCATTAAATTCTATAAAGATAAAGCCCAACAACATATCCCACAGAGAATAGATTACTTCCAGGCCAAATTAGGAGTTTCACCAGATCCTATAAGGATTATGGAACTGGATAATCACTGGGGTTCTACTTCAGATAAACACTTGAATTTTAATTGGAGATTAATTATGGCTCCTATGAATATAATTGATTATGTAATAGTCCATGAGCTAACCCATTTAATAGAAATTAAGCACAATGAACACTTTTGGGAAATTGTGGGGTCTGTTATACCAGATTATCGATTAAGAAAAGATTGGTTGAGAATTAGTGGGCCTAATTTGGACTTATAA